One stretch of Dromaius novaehollandiae isolate bDroNov1 chromosome 39, bDroNov1.hap1, whole genome shotgun sequence DNA includes these proteins:
- the EMP3 gene encoding epithelial membrane protein 3 isoform X1 translates to MSFLLFAVSALHVLVLVFLFVATLDKGWWVLPGAGGVNLWFDCVRPNGSSAWACASVADGPWLRALQALVVGALLLSSAAFALFLWQLHAGPRGRLFGASGGAQLLAGAAAFGAGLLAALQGGAGRRDAPPAAASATASCWPGWPPPSPWPAASPTCACASASDPPAPATRPRHAKDTPRTRQRHAKDTPATRQGRATTRQRHACHTPATRPPAAHTSAARPRADASATRQRVNGTSATRQCAADTCDMSICQRHVCDTSMCQRHVCDTPMRCRHICNMSMCQRHVYDTSTCQRHVCDTPMRCRHVRHVNVSTTRLRHVNVLPTRVRHGNVSTTRLRHVNMLPTRL, encoded by the exons ATGAGCTTCCTGCTCTTCGCCGTCTCGGCCCTCCACGTCCTCGTCCTCGTCTTCCTCTTCGTCGCCACGCTGGACAAG ggctggtGGGTgctgccgggcgccggcggcgtcAACCTGTGGTTCGACTGCGTCCGCCCCAACGGCAGCAGCGCCTGGGCCTGCGCCAGCGTCGCCGACGGCC CGTGGCTGCGGGCCCTGCAGGCGCTGGTGGTGGGGGCCCTGCTGCTGTCCAGCGCCGCCTTCGCCCTCTTCCTCTGGCAGCTGcacgcggggccccgcgggaggcTCTTCGGCGCCTCGGGGGGCGCCCAGCTGCTGGCcg GGGCGGCGGCCTTCGGGGCGGGGCTGCTGGCGGCGCTGCAGGGGGGGGCTGGCAGGCGGGAcgcccccccggcggccgctTCGGCCACTGCTTcgtgctggcctggctggccGCCCCCCTCGCCCTGGCCAGCGGCGTCACCTACCTGCGCCTGCGCAAGCGCGAGtgacccccccgcgcccgccaCGCGCCCCCGACACGCCAAGGACACGCCAAGGACACGCCAGCGACACGCCAAGGACACGCCTGCGACACGCCAAGGACGCGCCACCACACGCCAGCGACACGCCTGCCACACGCCAGCGACACGCCCGCCCGCCGCCCACACGTCTGCTGCACGGCCACGCGCCGACGCGTCTGCGACACGTCAACGTGTCAACGGCACGTCTGCGACACGCCAATGCGCTGCCGACACGTGCGACATGTCAATCTGTCAACGACACGTCTGCGACACGTCAATGTGTCAACGGCACGTCTGCGACACGCCAATGCGCTGCCGACACATCTGCAACATGTCAATGTGTCAACGACACGTCTACGACACGTCAACGTGTCAACGACACGTCTGCGACACGCCAATGCGCTGCCGACACGTGCGACATGTCAATGTGTCAACGACACGTTTGCGACACGTCAACGTGCTGCCAACACGTGTGCGACACGGCAATGTGTCAACGACACGTCTGCGACACGTCAACATGCTGCCGACACGTCTGTGA
- the LOC135325494 gene encoding collagen alpha-1(VII) chain-like, with product MPAPAQAERPRRQPPTRESPGPPRRHRPAPPRDPPPPPPEPRDPREELPRLQREVEAWERRLAEQRAEDAGAPRQRGTRGLEEQLQRASAALGGRLALNAGLRRELEALRDERRRLRQLQHRRAQELQQTQQQIGAVLAQAAADDDARQEPGPPPGPPPTPPGAPPTPRAPPISARALAGDPGPKTPDAGAPCPVLGGSAEPGRLGPQAIPGGGGRCPGRLGPGPSWRWATQTPGPAGRRRGPVGVGDPDAWARGIAAVGDPGTWARRAEAGAGGGGRPGRLGPLSRSGWERGTRTPGPPGHSRGGEVGVPDAWAPCRSGGGRAGRLGPQGGGGGRWGWRGGRAGRLGPQGGGGGRWRWGGGRPGRLGPQGGGGGRWRWGGGRAGRLGPQAIPGGGGVGEPDAWARRAEAGARLAQVRARAAREAAQQQAEERELRRGLDHRRRLRLFLAAKARPRRRPPPERGEAPGGGPDAGAPEEEPEEPEGGDAESPARRDLEAQDGAFARFRLLQEQSREQERLRQAVAQLRGEVAAARGAQAGAQASGGAELRALEREVAAAGRRAEELRDRAGAARRALDLLRHGVAALLADLGPPPDAWAPAPAPPPASLPAQLGLLEDGVTRLLALRRPPGPR from the exons ATGCCGGCGCCAG CGCAGGccgagcggccccggcggcagcccccgACCCGCGagagccccggccccccccggcgccaccg gccggcccccccccgggacccccccccgcccccgccggagcCCCGGGACCCCCGTGAGGAGCTGCCGCGGCTGCAGCGCGAg gtggaGGCCTGGGAGCGGCGGCTGGCGGAGCAGCGGGCcgaggacgccggggccccgcggcagcgcgggACGAGggggctggaggagcagctgcagcgg gcgtcggcggcgctgggggggcgCCTGGCCCTCaacgcggggctgcggcgggagctggaggcgctgcgggacgagagACGGCGCCTGCGGCAGCTCCAGCACCGCCGCGCCCAG gagctgcagcagacGCAGCAGCAGATCGGGGCCGTCCTGGCGCAGGCGGCTGCGGACGACGACGCCAGGCAGgagccggggccccccccgggcccccccccgacccccccaggggcccccccgaccccccgggccccccccatcTCTGCCCGGGCCCTTGCGGGGGATCCCGGCCCCAAaaccccggacgccggggccccttgtCCCGTTCTGGGTGGCAGCGCggaacccggacgcctgggcccccaggccattcccgggggggggggtcggtgtcccggacgcctgggccctgggccGTCATGGCGGTGGGCgacccagacgcctgggcccgcagggcGGAGGCGGGGGCCGGTGGGGGTgggtgacccggacgcctgggcccgcggcaTTGCGGCGGTGGGCGACCCAGGCACCTGGGCccgcagggcagaggcaggggctggtgggggtgggcgacccggacgcctgggccccttgtccCGTTCTGGGTGGGAGCGCggaacccggacgcctgggcccccaggccaTTCCCGGGGGGGGGAGGtcggtgtcccggacgcctgggccccgtgccGTTCTGGGGGTGGgcgagccggacgcctgggcccgcagggcGGAGGCGGGGGCCGGTGGGGGTGGCGGGGTGGgcgagccggacgcctgggcccgcagggcGGAGGCGGGGGCCGGTGGCGGTGGGGGGGTGggcgacccggacgcctgggcccgcagggcggaggcggggggcggTGGCGGTGGGGGGGTGGgcgagccggacgcctgggcccgcaggccattcccgggggtgggggggtgggcgagccggacgcctgggcccgcagggcGGAGGCGGGGGCGCGGCTGGCGCAGgtgcgggcgcgggcggcgcgggaggcggcgcagCAGCAGGCCGAGGAGCGGGAGCTGCGCAGGGGCCTCgaccaccgccgccgcctccgcctcttCCTCGCCGCCaaggcccggccccgccgccgcccccccccag AGCGGGGggaggcgccgggggggggcccggacgccggggcccccgagGAGGAGCCGGAGGAGCCGGAGGGGGGGGACGCGGAGAGCCCGGCCCGGAGGGACCTCGAGG cgCAGGATGGGGCCTTCGCCCGGTTccggctgctgcaggagcagagccgGGAGCAGGAGCGGCTGCGCCAGGCCGTGGCCCAg ctgcggggggaggtggcggcggcgcggggggcccaggcgggggcccaggcgtccgggggggccgaGCTGCGGGCGCTGGAGCGGGAggtggcggcggccgggcgccgggccgaGGAGCTGCGGGACCGAGCgggagccgcccgccgcgccctgGACCTGCTGCGGCACG GGGTGGCGGCGCTGCTGGCCGACCTGGGCCccccgccggacgcctgggccccggccccggccccccccccggcctcgctGCCGGCCCAGCTCGGCCTCCTCGAGGACGGCGTCACCCGGCTGCTGGCCCtgcgccgccccccgggccccag gTGA
- the EMP3 gene encoding epithelial membrane protein 3 isoform X2, translating into MSFLLFAVSALHVLVLVFLFVATLDKGWWVLPGAGGVNLWFDCVRPNGSSAWACASVADGRAGGGGPAAVQRRLRPLPLAAARGAPREALRRLGGRPAAGRGGGLRGGAAGGAAGGGWQAGRPPGGRFGHCFVLAWLAAPLALASGVTYLRLRKRE; encoded by the exons ATGAGCTTCCTGCTCTTCGCCGTCTCGGCCCTCCACGTCCTCGTCCTCGTCTTCCTCTTCGTCGCCACGCTGGACAAG ggctggtGGGTgctgccgggcgccggcggcgtcAACCTGTGGTTCGACTGCGTCCGCCCCAACGGCAGCAGCGCCTGGGCCTGCGCCAGCGTCGCCGACGGCC GCGCTGGTGGTGGGGGCCCTGCTGCTGTCCAGCGCCGCCTTCGCCCTCTTCCTCTGGCAGCTGcacgcggggccccgcgggaggcTCTTCGGCGCCTCGGGGGGCGCCCAGCTGCTGGCcg GGGCGGCGGCCTTCGGGGCGGGGCTGCTGGCGGCGCTGCAGGGGGGGGCTGGCAGGCGGGAcgcccccccggcggccgctTCGGCCACTGCTTcgtgctggcctggctggccGCCCCCCTCGCCCTGGCCAGCGGCGTCACCTACCTGCGCCTGCGCAAGCGCGAGtga